acacacacacacacacacacacacacacacatatatatatatatatatatatatatataatgtatatgtgtgtatatatatgagtatgttgaTATGTGTTTATGAAGGTTtatatgtgttttatgtatatgtatatacatacacacaaatatgtatgagcgcgtgtatatactcgtacacacacacacacacacacacacacacacacaaacacacacacacacacacacacacacatatatatatatatttatatatatatatacatatatatacatatataattacacatatatgtgtggtgtgcgtatgtgcatgtgtatgtatatgtatatgtatatagtatatataatgtgtaatatatagatattgtgcgcatacatatagtataaatatgtagtatatatagatatatttgcatatatatcgtacatatatatacaaattatatacacacacatatacatagaatattCAGCATATACCGTtaatgcgtgagtgcgtgcgagtGTCTGCACCAAGCCCTTCCTTCCCTGGCGCCCGCATGGCCACAGCCCGAGTCGCGCGGGCGGTCAGCCAGCCGAGGGCGCGATCGCGTGGGCGCCCTTCGGAGCCACATAAAAGGGCCAGGTGCTCCAGGTGGCATAGCATTCTTCTTCTCGTGTCCTCTCTGCAAGTAAGTTTTTCCACTAATCTTCTTCTATTTGAATGCTTTGTAGGAAATGtcagcctttttattttttaaatgggATTGTATGAAAATAATTTGCATTTAAATAGTTTGTAAAGTTTAAGAGTTTAGTCTCTGAGGCTCAGTATTAACCAAATGATTCATATGTCCTCACAGGATGTGTCGTTTTGCAATGCTGTTGTTTGTGGTGTTGGCGGTGACGGCCGTCGTGGTGACAGAAGCACAGAGGGAATCTTCAGCTTCAAAGTGTCAGGTGCATAATATCACAGTTCTAACGTTGCTTTGCTAACGTAGATATTGACTTCTAGGCATGGGAAGTGCTATTCATATTACCATTTTCCTTACACTGCGACCGTATAGAAATTATCACATAATTTTGTTGAATCAATCTTTATGGGAGTTCATTTGACATCATCcaaattttcttctcttatttgctCTCATTAgctgatcatggtaataatgttgCTTCTTATTCTGCTTATTATAAACTATTCCTGCTTATCACAGTCTTATACCATCCTGCTTCCTCAGGCTGCAACAGAACTAGCAATAGAGATTCTGCAGGCAGCGAAAGGCGCTCACACCGGGGTGGTCGTGGGACCCCACAAGAGGAACTCGGAGCTCATCAACTCTCTTCTGGGTCTTCCCAAGTTCATGATTGACGCCGGCAGGAGGAGATGAGATGCCTCCCTCTTCACAAGTTTATGGTTATGATTAGATGCACAAATCTGAGCCCAATTTCCCATGAACCGTATTTTACATTAGGATTGTACTAGACATAAGAGGATATTTCCTTAACTTCTGTTTCTTCGTCGTACTAATTCTGAGAATAATTGCATGGATTCGTGGAAgtacaacaataaacaaatatttgaTTCGATATTTGATATTTGATTCCTTTAACGAAAACCATAATATCTGGTACAGCTGATTACAGTATCTTGAGTGTATTAGAAtgcgaaaggggaggggagggagacagagaggaagagagggagagagaaagagggtgtgggatGGTAGAGAGCCTCACTAAATGAGCTATAGTTGGTGGGTGTGGGTTCAAAGAGATGGCTATGGGATATTTTGCTTCATATAACTAACTGATAAATTGGATGTATAAAGGCAGTAGGAAATGCGGTATGAATAACGGAATATGAAGACTGATGTATTTCTACAAAAGGATTATAGGTCTTGAGTTGGGAAGAGAAACTGTGTAG
The DNA window shown above is from Penaeus vannamei isolate JL-2024 chromosome 12, ASM4276789v1, whole genome shotgun sequence and carries:
- the LOC113803952 gene encoding pigment-dispersing hormone type 2-like, with product MCRFAMLLFVVLAVTAVVVTEAQRESSASKCQAATELAIEILQAAKGAHTGVVVGPHKRNSELINSLLGLPKFMIDAGRRR